From the genome of Candidatus Roizmanbacteria bacterium, one region includes:
- a CDS encoding rod shape-determining protein has product MGFFSRKRIGIDLGTANTLVYVQGKGIVLNEPTVVAYSLEDRRILTVGNDAKQMLGRTPGSIIASRPMREGVIADYTTTSAMITYFIKKAVQGKTMWTDVMISIPGGSSQVEKRAVVSACKQAGAKDVYLIEEPLAAAIGAKIPISQASGHMIVNMGGGTAEIAIISLGQLVAYKTVRVAGTKIDEAIMQHLRKKHNVVVGERTAEEVKIKIGSAFIEEGDGYVERTTEVRGRDIQTGLPRILEIGEKSINEGIQKPLKQILEGIKEVLGMAPPELAADIVDKGIVLSGGTALLHNLNRYITYYTGVSAFVVEDPLFCVIRGVGVTIENLDSFKNAIK; this is encoded by the coding sequence ATGGGTTTTTTCAGTCGCAAACGTATAGGAATCGATCTAGGAACCGCAAACACGCTCGTCTATGTGCAGGGTAAGGGAATAGTATTGAATGAGCCAACTGTGGTTGCTTATTCGTTGGAAGACAGGAGAATTCTTACGGTTGGGAACGATGCAAAGCAGATGCTCGGTAGAACTCCAGGCTCAATAATAGCTTCACGTCCAATGAGAGAGGGCGTCATAGCCGACTATACGACTACATCTGCCATGATAACCTACTTTATTAAAAAAGCCGTACAGGGTAAGACGATGTGGACAGATGTCATGATCTCGATACCTGGAGGCTCGTCGCAGGTTGAAAAGCGAGCGGTCGTATCGGCATGTAAGCAGGCTGGAGCAAAAGATGTTTATCTTATTGAGGAGCCGCTTGCTGCTGCAATAGGCGCAAAGATTCCCATTTCTCAGGCATCTGGCCATATGATAGTTAATATGGGCGGAGGAACCGCTGAGATTGCTATCATTTCCTTAGGGCAGCTTGTTGCATATAAAACAGTTCGGGTTGCTGGTACAAAGATTGATGAGGCGATTATGCAGCATCTGCGAAAGAAGCACAATGTAGTTGTGGGTGAGAGGACTGCAGAGGAAGTAAAGATAAAAATAGGGAGCGCCTTTATAGAAGAGGGTGATGGATATGTTGAGCGTACCACTGAGGTTCGGGGTAGAGATATTCAGACCGGACTTCCACGTATTCTTGAGATTGGTGAGAAGTCGATAAACGAAGGTATACAGAAACCACTCAAGCAAATACTGGAGGGCATTAAGGAAGTACTTGGTATGGCTCCACCTGAACTAGCTGCAGACATCGTAGATAAAGGAATAGTGCTGTCCGGAGGTACGGCTCTTCTTCATAATCTAAACAGATATATTACCTACTACACGGGCGTATCGGCTTTTGTGGTTGAAGACCCTTTGTTTTGCGTAATTCGTGGCGTTGGAGTAACTATTGAGAATCTAGATAGCTTCAAAAATGCTATCAAATAA
- a CDS encoding WecB/TagA/CpsF family glycosyltransferase, which yields MNKKANRSILGVSVNMDPTNYILENIKKGLLSQRVFTHVVSLNPENIVLTLHDDLFKRIVLEAEITINDGIGIVLASQMLFGSFVPRLTGVELMQKLINEAANESLRVLLIGGNSKLAEELADCYSRSYPASKFKGIVGFKDIKHPTSGEQKEILSIVTALRPHLIFVAFGSPYQEKWIYENRASLQGITCIGVGGAFDFLSGRVARAPKLIQSIGLEWLYRLMRQPWRWRRQLQLPVFIYLVLKQKFSRSEG from the coding sequence ATGAATAAAAAAGCCAACAGAAGTATTTTAGGAGTATCGGTGAATATGGACCCAACCAATTATATCCTAGAGAATATTAAAAAAGGTCTATTGTCTCAGCGAGTATTTACTCATGTTGTCTCTCTGAACCCTGAAAACATAGTTCTGACCCTACATGACGACCTATTTAAGAGGATTGTACTTGAAGCCGAGATTACCATAAATGATGGTATTGGGATTGTCCTAGCAAGCCAAATGCTATTTGGATCATTCGTGCCTAGATTGACCGGAGTTGAGCTCATGCAAAAACTCATAAATGAGGCTGCTAATGAGAGCCTCAGGGTGCTGTTAATAGGCGGAAACTCAAAATTGGCAGAAGAGCTAGCAGACTGCTATAGTCGAAGCTATCCAGCTTCAAAATTTAAAGGTATAGTTGGCTTCAAAGACATAAAGCATCCAACATCTGGCGAGCAAAAAGAGATCCTTTCTATAGTGACTGCTCTGAGGCCACATCTGATCTTCGTTGCATTTGGTTCTCCATACCAAGAGAAATGGATATATGAGAATAGAGCGTCACTACAAGGAATAACCTGCATTGGTGTTGGGGGAGCTTTCGACTTCTTGAGCGGAAGAGTTGCTCGAGCACCGAAGCTGATTCAGAGTATAGGTCTTGAGTGGCTGTACAGACTAATGCGTCAGCCTTGGAGATGGCGACGTCAGCTTCAGTTACCGGTATTTATTTACTTGGTATTAAAGCAGAAATTTTCGAGGTCTGAAGGTTGA
- a CDS encoding GIY-YIG nuclease family protein encodes MWFVYVLQGVKSKTFYKGLTNDLDRRIAQHFLGRNQTTRKMLPVRLLHVEFCSSRLEARNLEKFYKSGFGREVLKEIADSL; translated from the coding sequence ATGTGGTTTGTTTATGTTTTGCAAGGTGTTAAATCTAAGACATTTTACAAAGGATTAACAAATGATTTAGATAGAAGAATCGCTCAGCATTTTCTTGGAAGGAACCAAACTACTAGAAAAATGTTGCCCGTAAGACTACTACATGTAGAGTTTTGTAGTTCTAGATTAGAGGCGAGAAATTTAGAAAAATTTTACAAATCGGGATTCGGAAGAGAAGTTTTGAAAGAAATAGCAGATAGTTTATAA
- a CDS encoding metallopeptidase: MKYDLAPDVKKRIDALIEALEFTHIIPKQIYCIRSVDAKTRAYARIWGMAKVFSEVAGIKPTYIIEVNAKKFDKLSDRDQLKTLVHELMHIPRTFSGALLSHKGPYHRINDREVEKILRAKKFL, from the coding sequence ATGAAGTATGATCTCGCTCCCGATGTAAAAAAAAGAATTGATGCCCTTATTGAGGCACTTGAATTTACCCACATTATTCCGAAGCAGATCTACTGTATCCGTAGTGTTGATGCTAAAACAAGAGCGTACGCTCGCATCTGGGGCATGGCAAAGGTGTTCAGCGAGGTTGCGGGAATAAAACCAACCTACATTATCGAGGTGAATGCAAAAAAATTCGATAAGCTCTCTGATCGCGACCAGTTAAAAACCCTAGTTCACGAACTCATGCATATACCTCGCACCTTCTCGGGAGCGCTCCTCTCTCATAAGGGTCCGTACCATCGAATTAACGATCGAGAGGTAGAAAAAATCCTTCGAGCAAAGAAGTTTTTGTAG
- a CDS encoding DUF2207 domain-containing protein, with product MLRKLFIFLLALFVFLQYAPVHALAEERIRSFDSDIKIQSDGSIRVIETILYDFGFSYRHGIYRDIPSIVYRERNDKYILKYSVESVTDEAGGAYQYSLLYPSDYLRIKIGDANRTISGEHTYIITYVVQGALTYLPDHTELYWNGTGDQWEVPIDSAHITVELPKQIFGSELKLACYTGTLGSAENDCSSSSKGTIQDFTVMKSLGAKEGATVVVGFPKGTVATLQAERYVSFFDRWYGQLLLIGLFLLALLWYVMYPIWIVVKWFRRGRDPRPMMGETRAWFDPPTTSRGRKLTPAETGALLDESVDTKDISAMIVDLARRGYLQIEERDKKDFYLLKKSKVKKDDSLLPFERTFLDSAFADGGELRLKNSALYTTILTIKTQIYTQIVSDQFFPKDPSKTRLFYGAIAVLGFITFNLPLAIVAILFGLHMAKKTQQGADAAAVGRSLKNFLSSQERQLAYQASKQMMFERLLPFAVAFGVEKLWAERFKDVGLKQPEWYTSSHIGAFHSAAFVSSLDSSLKSVSIAAQPPHSSGSGFSGGFSGGGGGGGGGGSW from the coding sequence ATGCTAAGGAAGCTGTTCATTTTTCTTCTCGCGCTTTTCGTCTTTCTCCAGTATGCGCCTGTTCATGCATTGGCAGAGGAGAGAATTCGCAGCTTCGATTCCGATATAAAAATTCAGTCAGACGGATCTATTCGGGTTATTGAAACCATTTTGTATGATTTTGGATTTAGTTATCGGCATGGAATCTATCGCGATATTCCAAGTATTGTTTATAGAGAAAGAAACGATAAGTATATTCTGAAATATAGCGTTGAAAGTGTTACGGATGAGGCGGGAGGCGCTTACCAATACTCTTTATTGTATCCCTCTGACTACCTACGAATTAAAATAGGCGACGCAAACCGTACTATTTCTGGAGAGCATACTTACATAATTACATATGTAGTACAAGGGGCTCTCACCTACCTACCAGATCATACAGAGTTGTACTGGAATGGAACAGGAGACCAGTGGGAGGTTCCGATTGATTCTGCACATATAACTGTTGAACTTCCCAAGCAGATTTTTGGAAGTGAATTAAAACTAGCCTGTTATACAGGAACTTTAGGTTCTGCAGAAAATGACTGTTCGTCTTCTTCGAAGGGAACCATTCAGGACTTTACAGTTATGAAGTCGTTAGGAGCTAAGGAAGGGGCCACAGTTGTCGTAGGTTTTCCCAAAGGTACGGTAGCGACATTGCAGGCGGAGAGGTATGTGTCTTTTTTCGATCGGTGGTATGGTCAGTTACTTCTTATTGGACTCTTTTTGCTCGCGCTCCTTTGGTATGTGATGTATCCCATTTGGATCGTTGTAAAATGGTTTCGTCGTGGAAGAGATCCACGACCAATGATGGGGGAGACGCGCGCATGGTTCGATCCCCCAACTACATCACGGGGACGTAAGCTTACTCCAGCAGAGACTGGAGCACTTCTCGACGAGTCAGTTGACACCAAAGACATATCTGCCATGATCGTGGACCTTGCAAGACGAGGCTATCTCCAGATTGAGGAACGTGATAAAAAGGATTTCTATCTCCTTAAAAAATCTAAGGTGAAAAAAGACGATTCGTTACTCCCTTTTGAAAGGACATTTTTAGATTCAGCTTTTGCGGATGGAGGCGAACTTAGATTAAAAAACTCAGCGCTCTATACAACTATACTTACGATAAAGACACAGATCTATACTCAGATAGTTTCGGACCAATTTTTCCCTAAGGACCCAAGTAAAACACGTTTATTTTATGGAGCCATTGCTGTTCTCGGATTTATAACATTTAACCTACCTTTAGCTATCGTGGCGATATTATTTGGGCTGCATATGGCAAAGAAAACACAGCAAGGTGCAGATGCGGCAGCTGTGGGACGGTCGTTGAAGAACTTTCTTTCTTCGCAAGAAAGGCAGCTTGCCTATCAGGCGAGTAAGCAGATGATGTTCGAGCGACTACTGCCGTTTGCGGTAGCATTTGGGGTAGAGAAACTCTGGGCTGAGCGGTTTAAGGATGTGGGACTTAAGCAGCCCGAATGGTACACAAGTTCACATATTGGCGCATTTCATAGCGCAGCATTCGTTTCAAGTCTAGACTCTTCTCTTAAGTCGGTTTCTATTGCGGCCCAGCCACCACACTCTAGTGGCTCAGGTTTCTCCGGTGGTTTCTCCGGCGGAGGTGGCGGTGGAGGCGGTGGTGGAAGTTGGTAA
- a CDS encoding proteasome accessory factor PafA2 family protein translates to MTKEMPSAQRVYGSEVEYSYTQRGVESGCSALTTVASLIPRKMPHIGDFLGNGGRLYKDLDLVEYATPECLSLDDLVIHELAGENFALQAFGGIEEIQTVHKRAIDTVGKFTYGAHENYSTTLDVWSSANPDRLRRIQKLATHFATRTIYTGAGYFSPEGVYHLGQKTSRVQSLSGIETTRFKPLVNLRNEPHDGSGSTKRLHVTSGDANISPWAIRMKFGTTSLVLRLLEHELDWIGQNWLLKKPLEVAVNVAGGVDNLKAVYEINDGSYASAISIQRSLFNKCLAMAEIIAIPDHEREVLNEWGRVLDALDQYITVGVEDPLLMQIDWYARLKVVKNGLDRSRSNFPRDRKKHERDRKKYEIGYDMLPNGAGFGLRRKGRVFSAHTPTDQQVEDALAEPPEGRAKLRGRLVTSAFEDPDHYYVSSVNWGQLSVNGRRVPLPLDGNYSDDVVDQYLQDLRAK, encoded by the coding sequence ATGACAAAGGAAATGCCTTCGGCGCAACGTGTTTATGGTAGTGAGGTAGAGTACAGTTATACTCAAAGAGGAGTTGAATCAGGGTGCTCAGCGTTAACTACGGTCGCATCACTAATTCCACGAAAGATGCCTCATATTGGTGATTTTCTTGGAAATGGGGGGAGACTATATAAAGATCTCGATCTTGTCGAGTACGCAACTCCTGAATGCTTGTCGCTTGATGACCTCGTTATACACGAACTAGCAGGCGAAAATTTTGCACTTCAAGCGTTTGGAGGTATCGAGGAAATTCAAACAGTACATAAGCGCGCCATAGACACAGTCGGGAAATTTACCTATGGTGCTCATGAAAACTATTCAACAACCTTAGATGTCTGGAGCTCCGCGAACCCAGATAGACTCAGAAGAATACAGAAGCTTGCAACACACTTTGCAACTCGTACAATTTATACTGGCGCAGGCTACTTTAGTCCTGAAGGTGTATATCACTTGGGTCAGAAGACAAGTCGCGTTCAATCCCTTTCAGGAATTGAGACTACTAGATTCAAACCCCTCGTCAATTTGAGAAACGAGCCACATGATGGTTCGGGTTCAACTAAGCGGTTGCATGTCACTAGTGGAGATGCGAATATTTCTCCTTGGGCGATTCGGATGAAATTTGGTACAACATCGCTCGTACTCAGATTATTAGAACATGAGTTGGATTGGATCGGTCAGAACTGGTTGTTAAAGAAGCCTTTAGAGGTTGCGGTAAATGTCGCAGGAGGCGTTGACAATCTTAAAGCAGTTTACGAAATCAATGATGGTAGCTACGCATCAGCAATAAGCATTCAACGATCACTCTTCAACAAATGTTTAGCAATGGCAGAAATCATCGCAATCCCGGACCATGAGCGAGAGGTGTTAAATGAATGGGGAAGAGTGTTGGACGCGCTTGATCAGTACATAACGGTAGGTGTCGAAGACCCTTTATTGATGCAGATTGATTGGTATGCTCGACTTAAGGTAGTTAAGAATGGGCTGGATCGATCAAGGTCGAACTTTCCTCGAGACAGAAAGAAACATGAGAGAGACAGAAAGAAATATGAGATTGGGTATGACATGTTGCCAAATGGAGCTGGATTCGGTCTGAGGAGAAAAGGGAGAGTTTTCTCTGCTCACACTCCCACCGATCAACAAGTTGAAGACGCCCTCGCAGAACCTCCAGAAGGTAGAGCGAAACTTCGAGGCCGACTCGTCACCTCAGCATTCGAAGACCCAGATCACTACTATGTTTCGTCGGTAAATTGGGGGCAACTCTCCGTGAACGGTCGTCGAGTTCCATTGCCTTTGGATGGAAATTATAGCGATGATGTTGTTGATCAATATCTTCAAGATCTTAGAGCAAAATAA
- a CDS encoding replication-associated recombination protein A produces the protein MEPLANRLRPTSLNQFIGQEHLVGHARNATHSVAGGKACKGNSAGPLRVAIEQKHLFSFILWGPPGVGKTTLAQIYAKAIGANFFILSAVSAGKDDIRKILEETGELLGPRVLFLDEIHRFNKSQQDFLLPYVESGRLTLIGATTENPSFEVIPALLSRCRVFVLEDLNEKDLKIILKRTKIVMDKESIDWLISMSGGDARQMLAMVENTQSLYGKITIDNLTQTLQSKFLRYDRAGEEHYNTISAFIKSMRASQPDAALYYMSRMIASGEDPVFIARRMVVFASEDVGNAQPTALVVANAVFEAVTKIGLPECGINLAQGVIYLCRAPKDRSAYDGFMSAMKDAKDLGNLPIPLHLRNAPTKLMKNLGYGKGYEMYDSNDYLPAKLKGKKYLK, from the coding sequence ATGGAGCCACTCGCTAATCGACTTAGACCTACCTCACTGAACCAGTTCATTGGCCAGGAACATCTTGTAGGCCATGCCCGCAATGCTACTCATAGCGTTGCAGGCGGGAAAGCCTGTAAAGGTAATTCTGCTGGTCCATTAAGGGTCGCGATCGAACAAAAACACTTATTTTCCTTTATTTTATGGGGGCCCCCAGGTGTAGGTAAAACGACTCTAGCTCAGATTTATGCAAAGGCAATTGGCGCTAATTTTTTTATTCTTTCTGCGGTATCTGCTGGCAAAGATGATATTAGAAAAATACTTGAGGAAACAGGTGAACTTCTGGGGCCTCGCGTGCTTTTTCTCGATGAAATTCACCGATTTAATAAGTCGCAACAAGACTTTCTTCTCCCCTATGTCGAGTCTGGGCGACTCACGCTCATTGGCGCAACAACCGAGAATCCAAGCTTCGAGGTAATCCCAGCTCTGCTTTCGAGATGTAGAGTTTTTGTTTTGGAAGACCTAAATGAAAAAGATCTAAAAATAATCTTAAAAAGAACAAAGATCGTCATGGATAAAGAGTCGATCGATTGGCTCATCTCGATGAGTGGAGGCGATGCGAGACAGATGTTGGCTATGGTGGAAAATACTCAGTCGCTGTATGGAAAAATAACCATTGATAATCTTACTCAAACGCTCCAGTCAAAATTTTTACGATATGACCGAGCTGGAGAGGAACACTACAACACCATATCTGCCTTCATTAAGTCCATGCGCGCGTCTCAACCAGACGCTGCTCTCTACTACATGTCTCGAATGATAGCATCCGGTGAAGATCCTGTTTTTATAGCGCGACGAATGGTTGTTTTTGCAAGTGAAGATGTTGGAAATGCACAACCAACAGCACTTGTCGTTGCGAATGCGGTTTTCGAAGCAGTAACCAAGATAGGCTTACCGGAATGTGGAATTAATCTCGCTCAGGGAGTGATTTATTTATGTAGGGCTCCTAAAGACCGCTCAGCTTACGATGGATTTATGAGCGCCATGAAGGATGCAAAAGATCTGGGAAATCTTCCCATTCCACTTCACCTGCGAAATGCTCCAACCAAGCTTATGAAAAACCTTGGGTATGGAAAAGGGTACGAGATGTACGACTCAAACGACTACCTGCCAGCCAAACTAAAAGGAAAAAAGTATCTGAAGTAA
- a CDS encoding HAD hydrolase family protein, whose protein sequence is MTQPAFTVTSDFDGTLFDPNLKAFIAWYYNAQTTSLLNSHNIPFILNTGRPIWDTFSDVQIAAAGMKKPDVVVYGAGTKIVWRRGNTYELDEEWEKIMQKTGWNKAKILKAIQPILKEYNAALFDTHNEYMTRIWINKIPVEELNKFVKAVLSVVSDTKVLRTEQILLPNTEVIFSGYLLLIPSTAGKDVGMKHVLNTLRPKANLVFGDALVDLPMLMDASSEGYAVNPTAMARMELKNTKVTILEGSPPENILRIITSKLNIEKSIRNSPYRSVSSSFFSILEPFIYPKLTSDQLSLKGLELVQHSITKKHLGGMFLLVQGLLLDVFDGLRARKSPKLTSDNGQLIDGYSDRMKEYVQLANRKHYDSAISCFLPSIARARAEAIGSVVPEFDSAGGSALSRNVKLVKSYFLSSVGNVDGSNRVDKSIYLSNMQTFHNRKSLAKSFSWSNLKKYDRPSVQRLLFYISLLQSKANEQKVENSELNEALKEYMKINIEKLKNDLKITFPKINH, encoded by the coding sequence ATGACTCAACCTGCCTTCACCGTCACCTCAGACTTTGATGGTACTCTTTTTGACCCAAATCTGAAGGCATTTATAGCTTGGTATTACAATGCTCAGACTACTAGTCTTTTAAATAGTCACAACATTCCCTTCATCTTAAACACCGGCAGACCTATCTGGGACACCTTTTCTGATGTACAGATTGCTGCTGCAGGAATGAAAAAACCAGATGTCGTCGTGTATGGGGCCGGTACAAAAATAGTATGGAGAAGAGGTAATACATATGAGCTGGACGAAGAATGGGAAAAAATAATGCAAAAAACTGGATGGAACAAAGCCAAAATTCTAAAGGCGATACAACCTATTCTTAAGGAATACAACGCGGCTCTTTTTGACACTCACAACGAATATATGACTCGAATCTGGATTAACAAAATTCCTGTTGAGGAACTGAATAAATTTGTAAAAGCCGTTCTTTCAGTGGTAAGCGACACCAAAGTTCTACGAACTGAGCAAATCCTCTTACCGAATACAGAGGTTATTTTCTCAGGGTATTTACTTCTTATTCCATCTACTGCTGGTAAGGACGTTGGCATGAAACACGTTCTTAACACGCTCAGACCAAAAGCGAATTTAGTATTTGGAGACGCACTCGTCGATCTGCCAATGCTCATGGATGCATCCTCTGAGGGGTACGCCGTAAATCCCACTGCCATGGCCCGAATGGAACTTAAAAATACTAAGGTAACCATTCTTGAAGGAAGCCCTCCTGAGAATATATTGAGAATTATTACTTCAAAATTAAACATTGAAAAATCAATTCGGAATAGTCCCTATAGATCTGTCTCATCCTCATTTTTTTCAATTCTAGAACCTTTTATTTATCCAAAACTAACATCAGATCAACTATCTCTCAAGGGCTTGGAATTAGTACAACATTCAATAACTAAAAAGCACCTAGGTGGTATGTTTTTATTAGTGCAGGGACTTTTGCTGGATGTTTTTGATGGCTTGAGAGCTAGAAAATCACCAAAATTAACCTCTGATAATGGCCAGCTTATAGACGGCTACAGCGATCGCATGAAAGAGTATGTTCAACTCGCTAATCGCAAGCACTACGATTCCGCGATTAGCTGCTTTTTACCAAGCATTGCTCGCGCACGGGCCGAAGCAATTGGATCGGTAGTACCAGAATTTGACTCTGCCGGTGGATCTGCACTATCGCGCAATGTAAAACTCGTTAAGTCATATTTTCTAAGCTCTGTCGGAAATGTTGACGGGTCTAATCGGGTCGATAAATCAATCTATTTGTCTAATATGCAGACCTTTCATAATCGCAAATCGTTGGCTAAGTCGTTTTCATGGAGCAATCTAAAAAAATATGATAGACCTTCGGTACAACGCTTATTATTTTATATATCACTACTTCAATCTAAAGCCAACGAACAGAAAGTTGAGAACTCAGAACTTAACGAAGCCTTGAAAGAGTACATGAAGATTAACATAGAAAAACTTAAAAACGACCTCAAAATCACCTTCCCGAAGATTAATCACTGA